One segment of Desulfonatronum thiosulfatophilum DNA contains the following:
- a CDS encoding ATP-binding protein yields the protein MISFKEISLKNKIFFSTLAMVLVISATIALLARWILISSLVNELTGRGIAIAQSIADQGRGYVLTRDHANLVSLIFDAAQLGERRMLVEYIFIVDDEQNVLANTLIRPFPEELRFVNPIPPERNYSIAQLTIEDASVYDIAVPVWEGIYTIGTVHVGLKQRHIDQLIGKLRITFLGFIFAIFIIIFLISHKFSKYVTKSLTQLTRIADDITQGNLDVKPLGIEEMDKEEHCPAYYNTDLPCWYVDKTLGRVSFDYAPEKPAYCTDCLVKKKKSGDEVQQLADSFKHMVRSIKLYRNRVRESEEKYRSLFRSGPAPIFVLSSRTFRILDANPSALATYDYTKEEMLKTSFLELAPEFKSKFSMFFNDHPGAESFIYPKAMHFKKGEVPFYVNVVACRTRYLDREAIIVSTSDITEMLEKDAQLIQASKMTSLGQLSAGIAHELNQPLNMIKMGSEFLDMAVNEKTPLSDESLRQISNEMSAQVDRATEIINHLREFGRKSDFTKEPIDINKPVRGVLSIMMHQLSLQNIVVTLDLNETLPPILAHVNRLEQVLFNLVTNARDAIMDKYVSLEEDGRREIMIRSFQEHDRVCLSVTDSGCGMSDKIVKKIFDPFFTTKQTGMGMGLGLSISYGIIKDYDGTIEIKSEEGNGTTFILTFPVADQ from the coding sequence ATGATTTCCTTCAAAGAAATCAGTCTGAAAAACAAGATATTCTTCTCGACCTTGGCCATGGTCCTGGTCATCAGCGCGACCATTGCCCTGCTGGCCAGGTGGATTCTTATTTCCAGCCTGGTCAATGAACTTACCGGCCGGGGCATCGCCATCGCCCAAAGCATCGCGGATCAAGGCCGGGGATACGTGCTGACACGGGATCACGCCAACCTGGTCAGCCTGATCTTCGACGCGGCGCAGCTTGGGGAGCGCAGAATGCTGGTGGAGTATATCTTCATCGTGGACGATGAGCAGAATGTTCTGGCAAACACATTGATCCGCCCCTTTCCGGAAGAACTGCGTTTTGTCAACCCCATTCCTCCGGAACGTAACTACAGCATTGCCCAGCTCACCATTGAGGACGCATCCGTCTATGATATCGCCGTTCCGGTATGGGAGGGGATCTACACTATCGGCACCGTTCATGTCGGGTTGAAGCAGCGCCATATCGATCAACTGATCGGCAAGCTCAGGATTACGTTTCTCGGTTTTATTTTTGCCATTTTCATCATCATCTTTTTAATCAGCCATAAGTTTTCCAAGTATGTGACGAAGTCTCTGACCCAACTTACCAGGATCGCCGACGATATCACCCAGGGCAACCTGGATGTGAAGCCGCTGGGAATCGAGGAGATGGACAAGGAGGAGCACTGTCCGGCCTACTACAACACCGACCTGCCCTGCTGGTATGTGGACAAGACACTGGGCAGGGTCAGCTTTGACTATGCTCCCGAGAAGCCGGCCTATTGTACGGACTGTCTGGTCAAGAAAAAGAAGTCCGGCGATGAAGTGCAGCAACTGGCGGATTCTTTCAAGCACATGGTGCGCAGCATCAAGCTCTACCGTAATCGGGTCCGTGAATCAGAGGAGAAATATCGCTCCCTGTTCCGCAGCGGTCCGGCGCCGATCTTCGTGCTCAGCAGCAGGACCTTCCGGATCCTTGACGCCAACCCGAGCGCCTTGGCCACGTATGATTACACGAAAGAGGAGATGCTGAAGACATCTTTTCTGGAATTGGCCCCGGAGTTCAAGTCGAAATTTTCCATGTTTTTCAATGACCATCCCGGCGCGGAGAGTTTTATCTATCCCAAAGCCATGCACTTCAAGAAGGGCGAGGTGCCGTTCTACGTGAACGTGGTTGCCTGCCGGACCAGATATCTGGACCGGGAGGCAATCATTGTCTCCACGTCGGACATTACGGAAATGTTGGAAAAGGACGCCCAGCTCATTCAGGCCAGCAAGATGACCAGCCTGGGTCAGCTGTCGGCCGGCATCGCTCATGAATTGAACCAGCCGTTGAACATGATCAAGATGGGCAGCGAGTTTCTGGACATGGCCGTGAACGAGAAGACTCCGCTTTCCGATGAGAGTCTGCGTCAGATCAGCAACGAGATGAGCGCCCAGGTGGACAGGGCTACCGAAATCATCAATCATCTTCGTGAATTTGGCCGCAAATCGGATTTTACCAAGGAACCCATCGACATCAACAAGCCCGTTCGGGGCGTACTGTCGATCATGATGCACCAATTGAGCCTGCAAAATATTGTCGTTACGCTGGACCTGAACGAGACCCTGCCTCCGATATTGGCCCACGTGAACAGACTGGAGCAGGTTCTCTTCAACCTGGTGACCAATGCCCGTGACGCCATCATGGACAAGTACGTCTCCCTTGAGGAGGACGGGCGCCGGGAGATCATGATCCGTTCATTTCAAGAACATGATCGGGTTTGTCTCAGCGTGACTGATTCGGGCTGCGGTATGAGCGACAAGATCGTGAAAAAAATATTCGACCCGTTCTTCACGACAAAGCAGACGGGCATGGGCATGGGACTGGGTTTGTCGATCTCCTACGGGATCATCAAGGATTACGACGGAACCATTGAAATTAAAAGCGAAGAAGGCAATGGGACCACATTCATTTTGACGTTTCCCGTTGCAGACCAATAA
- a CDS encoding ABC transporter substrate-binding protein, translated as MRISQYVLIWSLIGFLVLGCTQGVNDEPAPYDVPGVSDSEILIGSSLALSGHAGFLGTQSLHGALAYINHVNETGGVHGRKIRIIAYDDGYDPPRCLANTQKLIVEDQVFALFSYVGTPTTVKILPLIEQAQIPLLGIFSGANAFREPFNRYIVNIRASYYQETQEVVRHFVEDLGLTKIAVFYQYDAYGFDGLRGTELALRNYDLAPVARGSYTRGTLDIKEGLDAIAESEAEAVIMVGTYDACAKFIKQARARGFFPIFHNVSFVGSEELARILGRDGEGVIITQVVPPPDSLESQALLWGVVEYLERHQRAFPEDQPNLVALEGYINAKVLVEGLRRAGRNLNRAKFIDAIQSIKNYSLGIANTLSFSPTNHQGLERVYFTIIRNGRLVILTDWKKLRSQEGDPVGDVLEQDEEVVENQVVRDRP; from the coding sequence GTGCGGATATCGCAATATGTCCTTATTTGGTCACTAATCGGTTTCCTTGTTCTGGGGTGCACCCAGGGGGTGAACGATGAGCCGGCGCCATATGATGTGCCGGGGGTGAGTGATTCGGAAATTTTGATCGGGTCATCCCTGGCCTTGAGTGGGCATGCGGGTTTTCTCGGCACGCAAAGCTTGCACGGGGCTCTGGCCTACATCAACCACGTCAATGAGACGGGGGGGGTGCATGGACGGAAGATCCGGATAATTGCCTATGATGACGGCTACGACCCACCACGTTGTTTGGCGAATACCCAGAAATTGATCGTTGAAGATCAGGTATTTGCCTTGTTCAGTTACGTCGGCACGCCAACCACTGTCAAGATTCTCCCCCTGATCGAGCAGGCCCAGATTCCACTGCTGGGGATCTTCAGCGGGGCGAACGCTTTCCGGGAGCCTTTCAATCGGTATATTGTGAACATCCGGGCTTCATACTACCAGGAGACCCAGGAGGTGGTCCGGCATTTCGTGGAGGATCTCGGACTCACGAAGATCGCGGTTTTCTATCAATACGACGCGTACGGCTTCGATGGCCTGCGGGGTACCGAACTGGCCCTGCGCAACTATGATCTGGCGCCGGTGGCCAGAGGCAGCTATACCAGGGGCACCCTGGACATCAAGGAAGGACTGGACGCCATTGCGGAGTCGGAGGCCGAGGCAGTGATCATGGTCGGCACCTACGATGCGTGCGCGAAGTTCATCAAGCAGGCGCGGGCCAGAGGTTTTTTTCCAATTTTTCACAACGTCTCGTTCGTAGGTTCCGAGGAGCTGGCCAGAATTCTCGGCAGGGACGGCGAGGGCGTGATCATCACGCAGGTCGTTCCACCGCCGGACTCACTGGAATCCCAGGCTCTGTTGTGGGGGGTCGTGGAATACCTCGAACGGCACCAGCGGGCGTTTCCCGAGGATCAGCCCAACCTTGTCGCCCTGGAAGGGTACATCAACGCCAAGGTTCTCGTGGAAGGATTGCGCCGGGCAGGCAGAAATTTAAACCGAGCCAAGTTCATCGACGCAATTCAATCCATCAAGAATTATTCTTTGGGCATCGCCAATACCTTGTCGTTCAGCCCGACAAACCATCAGGGTCTGGAGCGAGTTTATTTCACGATCATTCGGAACGGTCGGCTGGTGATTCTTACGGATTGGAAAAAGTTGAGGTCCCAGGAGGGTGATCCGGTGGGCGACGTGCTGGAACAGGACGAAGAGGTCGTGGAAAACCAAGTTGTCCGGGATAGGCCATGA
- a CDS encoding DegQ family serine endoprotease, which translates to MILFRNAFLAALIFFLLTLSAQAQLPEFTDLAEMAAPAVVNISTVRIVSGGEDLRRFFSPFQRRGTPFDDFFEQFERFFGDEAPTRRTQSLGSGFIISTDGFIVTNNHVIRDATEITVNLLDNDVSYIAEVVGRDTETDLALLKIETDRELPTLEFGDSDQARVGQWVVAIGNPFGLAHTVTAGIVSAKGRIIGTGPYDDFIQTDASINPGNSGGPLLNMEGRVIGINTAIVATGQGIGFAIPSNIGSEIISHLQDHKTVQRGWLGVTIQDLDENTAKALGLPGTKGALVAEAIPGEPADQGGLRSGDVIVSVNGQDVVDSSSLLRVVAQQEPGKEVRVVAVRDGKERNFNVTLGTRDTERLAQRERPSPHAEDQATALGITLRPISEREAQAMGMPRPQGLLVTDVEANSQAARSDVRAGDIVIEANQKPVNNVDAFESILEEAAERGVIMLLIRRHTQTIFRTIPFE; encoded by the coding sequence ATGATTTTGTTTCGCAACGCTTTTCTCGCCGCTCTTATTTTTTTCCTATTAACACTCTCAGCCCAGGCCCAGCTTCCCGAATTCACGGATTTGGCTGAAATGGCTGCGCCGGCGGTCGTCAATATCAGCACTGTGCGCATTGTTTCCGGCGGCGAAGATCTGCGGAGGTTTTTTTCGCCCTTTCAACGCCGGGGAACGCCTTTTGACGATTTCTTCGAGCAATTCGAACGTTTTTTCGGTGATGAGGCGCCCACTCGCCGAACCCAGTCCCTCGGTTCGGGGTTCATCATTTCCACTGACGGATTTATTGTCACGAACAACCATGTCATCCGGGACGCCACGGAAATTACCGTCAACCTTCTGGACAACGACGTGTCCTACATCGCTGAAGTTGTCGGTCGGGATACGGAAACGGATCTCGCCTTGCTTAAGATCGAAACGGACCGGGAGCTGCCGACTTTAGAATTTGGAGATTCCGATCAAGCTCGGGTCGGGCAGTGGGTTGTCGCCATCGGTAATCCCTTTGGCCTCGCCCACACGGTGACGGCCGGTATTGTCAGCGCTAAGGGCCGGATTATCGGTACGGGGCCGTACGATGATTTTATCCAGACAGATGCCTCCATTAACCCTGGAAACAGCGGCGGTCCTCTGCTGAACATGGAAGGTCGGGTCATCGGCATTAACACGGCCATTGTCGCCACTGGCCAGGGCATCGGCTTCGCCATTCCGAGCAACATCGGCAGCGAAATCATCAGCCACCTCCAGGACCACAAAACCGTCCAGCGCGGCTGGCTGGGCGTGACCATCCAGGATCTGGATGAAAATACGGCCAAGGCACTTGGATTACCCGGCACCAAGGGCGCATTGGTTGCAGAGGCCATTCCCGGTGAACCAGCTGATCAGGGCGGTTTGCGCTCCGGCGACGTTATTGTATCCGTCAATGGGCAGGATGTTGTAGACTCCAGTTCGCTGCTTCGCGTAGTCGCCCAGCAAGAGCCAGGAAAGGAAGTTCGTGTTGTAGCTGTCCGAGACGGCAAGGAACGGAATTTCAATGTCACCTTGGGTACAAGAGATACAGAACGTTTGGCTCAACGGGAACGCCCGTCGCCACACGCTGAAGACCAGGCCACCGCTTTAGGGATCACTTTGCGCCCCATTTCCGAACGAGAGGCCCAGGCAATGGGAATGCCACGCCCCCAGGGGTTGCTGGTCACTGATGTCGAGGCGAACAGCCAAGCCGCTCGAAGTGATGTCCGGGCCGGAGACATAGTGATCGAAGCGAACCAAAAACCAGTGAACAATGTTGACGCCTTTGAGTCAATATTGGAGGAGGCTGCCGAGAGAGGAGTTATTATGCTCCTGATCCGACGCCACACCCAAACCATCTTTCGAACCATCCCCTTTGAATAA
- the ispE gene encoding 4-(cytidine 5'-diphospho)-2-C-methyl-D-erythritol kinase: MNTHNHLPVTLRPGCKVNIFLDILQLRADGYHDLLTIFLPLPTPHDILTIMSGRPGTGLQLQCSESLIPDSQNILFHCYRDFSDATGFAPDIEVHLDKNIPMGAGLGGGSSDAASFLLFLNNFAGNQGLEQSNLHHIASNLGADVPFFLTNQPAMATGRGDQLTPVQLPMQGLTMVLACPQISVSTAWAYKAWDDHQSRKSTPPFPLTPTVLPDNIPALSNFVFHNSFERPVFMEYPQLRIVKELLLGLGADGAALSGSGASIFAVFREQSAAANVLDQLRQMDVPTYQYTF; the protein is encoded by the coding sequence ATGAACACGCACAATCACTTGCCCGTCACCCTGCGCCCAGGTTGCAAGGTGAACATTTTCCTGGACATTCTCCAGTTGCGGGCTGACGGATATCATGACTTGCTGACCATCTTCCTCCCGCTGCCGACACCGCACGATATTCTGACCATTATGTCCGGCCGCCCAGGAACCGGTCTTCAACTGCAATGTTCAGAGTCTTTAATCCCGGACTCTCAAAACATTCTTTTCCACTGCTACCGCGACTTTTCCGACGCCACGGGTTTTGCCCCCGACATCGAGGTGCATCTCGATAAAAATATCCCCATGGGAGCCGGACTTGGCGGAGGCAGCAGCGATGCGGCTTCGTTTCTCTTGTTCCTGAACAATTTTGCGGGCAATCAAGGCCTGGAGCAATCCAACCTGCACCATATTGCATCAAATCTTGGGGCGGATGTTCCTTTTTTTCTGACGAACCAGCCGGCAATGGCCACCGGTCGCGGCGATCAATTGACGCCTGTTCAACTGCCTATGCAGGGACTGACCATGGTTCTGGCCTGTCCGCAAATATCCGTCTCCACGGCATGGGCTTACAAAGCCTGGGACGATCATCAATCCCGCAAATCAACCCCTCCCTTTCCATTGACACCCACCGTGTTACCAGATAATATTCCCGCTTTGTCAAATTTTGTCTTTCACAACAGCTTTGAACGTCCAGTATTCATGGAATATCCGCAATTACGTATTGTGAAAGAACTGCTGCTGGGCCTTGGCGCCGACGGGGCTGCTCTCAGCGGAAGCGGAGCAAGCATTTTTGCCGTGTTTCGTGAGCAGTCCGCAGCGGCAAACGTTCTGGATCAATTACGGCAGATGGATGTTCCGACATATCAATACACATTCTGA
- a CDS encoding ribose-phosphate pyrophosphokinase, with the protein MALHGELKILSGSANPSLAKAICDHLGCLLTPCLVETFSDGEIRVEIGDNVRGDDVFVVQPTCAPVNYNLMELCLVLDALKRASAKRVTAVIPYYGYARQDRKVLPRAPISAKLVADFLTVAGVHRLLTIDLHAGQIQGFFNIPVDNLYAAPVLLQHIKSLINDPSELVIVSPDAGGTERARAYAKRLCASLAIIDKRRLCPNQAEAMNVIGDVEDKVAVVLDDMIDTAGTMVQAAKVLMEKGAKSVVACATHGVLSGPAVQRLQESAFSQILVTDTIPLKNEALACSKIHSLSVASLLAKAVHNIHTESSVSVLFV; encoded by the coding sequence ATGGCACTTCACGGTGAACTCAAGATACTTTCCGGTTCCGCCAATCCATCACTTGCCAAGGCAATTTGCGATCATCTCGGATGCCTGCTGACGCCGTGTCTGGTTGAGACATTCAGCGACGGCGAGATCCGGGTTGAGATCGGCGACAATGTCCGCGGCGACGACGTTTTCGTGGTCCAACCGACATGCGCTCCAGTCAACTACAACCTGATGGAGCTCTGCCTGGTTCTTGACGCCTTGAAACGGGCCAGCGCAAAGCGGGTCACCGCGGTAATCCCCTACTATGGGTACGCGCGTCAGGACCGAAAGGTTCTTCCCAGGGCGCCGATCAGTGCAAAACTTGTCGCCGACTTTCTTACTGTCGCCGGGGTGCACAGACTGTTGACCATAGACCTGCATGCGGGCCAAATCCAAGGTTTTTTCAACATCCCCGTGGACAATCTTTATGCCGCGCCGGTACTGCTTCAGCACATCAAGTCTCTGATCAACGACCCGAGCGAACTGGTGATCGTCTCGCCCGATGCCGGTGGAACGGAAAGGGCACGAGCATACGCAAAACGCTTATGCGCCAGCTTGGCCATCATCGACAAACGCCGTCTCTGTCCGAACCAGGCTGAAGCCATGAACGTCATCGGCGATGTGGAGGACAAAGTGGCCGTGGTCCTTGATGACATGATCGATACCGCCGGCACTATGGTTCAGGCTGCCAAAGTCCTCATGGAAAAGGGCGCGAAAAGCGTTGTCGCCTGCGCAACCCACGGCGTGCTCTCCGGGCCGGCCGTCCAGCGGTTGCAGGAATCCGCTTTCAGCCAAATTCTTGTTACGGATACCATTCCTCTGAAAAATGAAGCACTGGCCTGCTCCAAAATACACTCCCTGTCCGTTGCAAGTCTTCTGGCCAAGGCTGTTCACAATATCCACACCGAATCTTCCGTCAGTGTTTTATTTGTCTAA
- a CDS encoding 50S ribosomal protein L25, whose translation MSSQSTLSVAVRSETGSGPCRRLRDKSVVPGVFYNAQGVNLLFSAERTPLQKLFNKVGLSQVFELEILENGQTQQQPAIIRDIQFHPVKGTISHVDFFGVDLTKKITVYIPVEVTGKAKGIILGGVLQVFRDELEVVGLPMSIPEKIVIDVTSLEINQNVHIQDLKLPESVEFIFDDNFAVVGVTSPSTGEAGSEGGETEKAGE comes from the coding sequence ATGTCGAGTCAATCAACTCTCAGTGTGGCCGTTCGCTCGGAAACCGGCAGCGGCCCTTGCCGTCGCCTGCGTGACAAATCCGTCGTTCCCGGTGTCTTTTATAATGCTCAAGGCGTCAACCTTCTCTTTTCCGCAGAGCGGACACCGCTTCAAAAACTTTTCAACAAGGTTGGCCTGTCGCAGGTCTTTGAGCTGGAGATTCTTGAAAATGGCCAAACCCAGCAACAGCCTGCCATCATCCGCGACATTCAGTTCCACCCCGTCAAAGGAACTATCAGTCACGTCGACTTTTTCGGTGTTGACCTGACGAAGAAAATTACAGTCTACATTCCCGTTGAAGTTACCGGAAAAGCGAAAGGCATTATCCTCGGCGGCGTTCTGCAGGTGTTTCGTGATGAACTCGAGGTCGTGGGTCTTCCCATGTCCATTCCTGAGAAAATCGTGATTGATGTGACCAGCCTGGAAATCAACCAAAATGTTCACATTCAGGATCTGAAACTTCCGGAAAGCGTTGAATTTATTTTTGACGACAATTTTGCCGTTGTCGGCGTGACGAGTCCTTCGACTGGCGAAGCCGGGTCCGAAGGGGGCGAAACTGAGAAGGCCGGCGAATAA
- the pth gene encoding aminoacyl-tRNA hydrolase, whose product MINQGFRGIIVGLGNPGTEYHRTPHNLGFLALDALFAARHSTWRIISSPVPKCELWRGDFGGETWLAAKPSTYMNRSGDAVGPLIRWYRLGPENLIVVHDDLDLQPGTVRFKMGGGAAGHKGILSISSALGTNEFARLRLGIGRPPKGHDPAGYVLRNIQPELDSVYSEVLGKSANALTTFCTKGISVAMMEYHSNPKLPSPGQTQSA is encoded by the coding sequence ATGATTAATCAAGGATTTCGAGGCATCATAGTCGGCCTCGGCAACCCAGGCACTGAATACCACCGAACACCGCACAACCTCGGTTTTCTCGCTCTGGATGCACTTTTTGCCGCAAGGCACTCCACTTGGCGGATCATCAGTTCTCCCGTCCCTAAATGCGAACTCTGGCGCGGAGATTTTGGCGGTGAGACTTGGCTTGCTGCCAAGCCGTCGACATATATGAATCGCAGCGGAGACGCTGTGGGTCCGCTTATTCGCTGGTACCGACTTGGCCCGGAAAATCTTATTGTGGTTCATGACGATCTGGATCTTCAACCGGGCACAGTGCGCTTTAAAATGGGAGGTGGTGCGGCGGGCCACAAGGGAATCCTTTCCATCTCCTCCGCGCTGGGCACCAATGAATTTGCTCGTCTGCGTCTGGGCATCGGCAGACCGCCCAAGGGCCATGACCCCGCTGGCTATGTTCTCCGAAACATTCAGCCTGAACTTGACTCAGTTTATTCCGAAGTTCTCGGCAAATCCGCCAATGCCCTCACGACTTTCTGCACCAAGGGAATATCGGTTGCCATGATGGAATATCATAGCAATCCAAAACTACCTTCGCCAGGACAGACACAATCAGCTTGA
- a CDS encoding CarD family transcriptional regulator: MFSVNDLVVYPAQGVGKIEKVESQDIGGCSTNLYVIRILNNNVMVMVPVHNATNVGLRPLCTPDQGEAMLEYIQDRSDFTGYTGQNWNRRYREYSEKLKSENLQDVAYVLKELILIGKDKELSFGERRLLEQALHLITTELAFCLSSTPADIRTRIYSFFDDILKPAEEESVAE, translated from the coding sequence GTGTTCTCGGTTAATGATTTAGTTGTTTATCCGGCACAAGGTGTTGGAAAGATCGAGAAGGTCGAAAGCCAGGATATCGGTGGATGTTCGACTAATCTGTACGTTATCCGCATTCTGAACAACAACGTGATGGTCATGGTGCCGGTTCATAATGCGACCAATGTCGGACTACGGCCCCTTTGCACGCCTGACCAGGGCGAAGCCATGCTGGAATACATCCAGGACCGGTCCGACTTTACCGGATATACGGGCCAAAACTGGAATAGACGGTATCGGGAATATTCCGAAAAATTGAAAAGTGAAAACCTCCAGGATGTCGCTTATGTCCTCAAGGAACTGATCCTTATCGGTAAAGACAAGGAACTTTCCTTTGGCGAACGACGTCTATTGGAACAGGCATTGCATCTCATCACGACTGAACTCGCCTTTTGTCTTTCAAGTACTCCCGCGGATATCCGGACTAGAATTTATTCTTTTTTCGATGACATCCTGAAGCCGGCTGAAGAGGAAAGCGTTGCGGAGTAG
- the rho gene encoding transcription termination factor Rho, giving the protein MNLSELKTKSMYELTELANQFKVENPSNLRKQELIFALLQACASQNGSIFGEGVLEILPDGFGFLRSQMYSYMPGPDDIYISPSQIRRFGLRTGDVISGQIRPPKDGERYFALLKVKEIGFAPPEKSKQLVLFDNLTPIYPDKRFVVENGKENYSSRIIDLLTPIGMGQRGLIVAPPRTGKTVLLQTIANSINANHPDVYLIVLLIDERPEEVTDMARTVNAEVVSSTFDEPPTRHVQVAEMVLEKAKRLVERKYDVVILLDSITRLGRAYNTVTPSSGRVLSGGLDANALQRPKRFFGAARNIEQGGSLSIIATALIDTGSRMDEVIFEEFKGTGNMEIYLDRHLADKRVYPAIDINRSGTRKEELLLDEDVLNRVWIMRKILSSMNSHDSMDFLLGKMRGSKANREFLDMMNK; this is encoded by the coding sequence ATGAATTTGTCTGAATTGAAAACCAAATCCATGTATGAACTGACGGAACTGGCAAACCAGTTTAAGGTTGAAAATCCAAGCAACCTGCGCAAGCAAGAACTCATTTTCGCATTGCTTCAGGCGTGCGCATCACAGAATGGGTCTATCTTCGGAGAGGGGGTTCTCGAGATTCTTCCGGATGGTTTTGGCTTTCTCAGATCTCAGATGTACAGCTACATGCCCGGCCCTGATGACATATACATCTCTCCGTCCCAGATACGACGATTCGGCTTGCGAACTGGAGACGTCATTTCCGGCCAGATCAGGCCGCCCAAGGACGGAGAACGTTATTTTGCGCTCCTCAAGGTCAAGGAAATCGGGTTCGCTCCACCGGAAAAATCCAAGCAACTTGTCCTTTTTGACAACCTTACGCCGATTTATCCGGATAAACGCTTTGTCGTTGAAAACGGCAAGGAAAACTATTCTTCCAGGATCATTGACTTGTTGACTCCCATCGGCATGGGACAACGCGGGTTGATCGTTGCTCCGCCGCGCACCGGAAAAACCGTGCTTCTGCAGACTATTGCCAACTCGATCAATGCCAATCATCCAGATGTGTACCTGATTGTTTTACTTATCGATGAACGTCCGGAAGAAGTTACGGACATGGCAAGGACCGTCAACGCCGAAGTTGTCAGTTCCACCTTTGACGAACCCCCGACGCGCCACGTTCAGGTTGCGGAAATGGTACTGGAGAAGGCCAAACGTCTGGTTGAGCGCAAATACGATGTTGTTATACTTCTGGACAGCATCACCCGACTTGGTCGCGCCTATAATACCGTAACCCCCTCCTCGGGCCGCGTTCTCTCCGGCGGCCTGGACGCCAACGCTCTCCAGCGTCCCAAGCGCTTTTTCGGCGCGGCTCGGAATATTGAACAGGGCGGCAGTCTGAGTATCATTGCCACGGCGTTGATCGACACGGGTTCCCGCATGGATGAAGTTATTTTTGAAGAGTTCAAGGGGACGGGCAACATGGAGATCTACCTGGACAGACATCTTGCGGACAAGAGGGTCTATCCTGCTATAGATATTAACCGTTCCGGAACGCGCAAGGAAGAACTCCTGCTGGATGAGGATGTTCTGAACAGAGTCTGGATAATGCGCAAAATACTGTCTTCAATGAACTCACATGACTCCATGGATTTTCTCCTGGGCAAAATGCGTGGATCAAAAGCCAACCGTGAGTTTCTCGACATGATGAACAAGTAG